Genomic window (Mycoplasmopsis citelli):
TTATGCACTCGCTTTATCATCTATCTGATGATGGAGTAGCTGCTATTGTTTGTTTCCCTGGAATATTTTATCGTGGTGGAGCAGAAGCGAAAATTCGCCAATATTTAATTGATCAAAACTATATTGACGCCTTAATTCAAATGCCGGATAATCTTTTTTATGGAACTTCAATAGCTACTACTATTTTAGTTCTGAAAAAGAATAAAAAAGACAATAGTGTTTTATTTATTGATGCAAGTAATATTGTGCAAAAAGCCAAAAAAGGAAATAAACTCTCTCAAGCAAATATTGATGAAATTAGTAAGTTATATTTTGATCGAAATGATGTTGAAAATTTAGCTAAATTAGTTGCTAAAGAACAAATTGTTGAAAATCGCTATAACCTTTCAGTATCTCAATATGTACAAAAACAAAGTGATGAAGAAGAAGTTAATATTGAAGCTTTAAATGCTCAAATTAAGGAAATTACTGTAAAACAAGAACATTTAAGAAAAGAAATTGACAAAATAACTGAAGAATTAGATAAGGTATTTAACAAAAAGTAATTCTCAAATTGAAAGATAATATGAATCTAAAAGAAAATTATGTAAAACTAGGTGATTATATAAAAATAATTACAGGAAAACAACTTAATAAAGATAGAATGTTTAAAAAGGGTTTATATCCAGTAATTAACGGAGGAACCTCTCCCACTGGATATTTTAATGAATATAATCAAGAAGCGAATACAATTACAATTGCTCAAGGTGGTTCAACCGGTTATGTAGATTTCCAAAAAACTGAATTTTGAGCCAGTGCTCATTGTTATGTAGTTAAACCAAAAAATGAAAAAATTTTACTTAACAAATACTTGTATTATTTTCTTAAAAATAATGAATTAAACCTTAAAAAACAATCCCATGGTGCAGGAATTCCATCTCTAGCAAAAGAACATATTTTAAATTTAGATTTGATTTTACCAGATATTAAAACACAAAAAGAAATAGTTAAAAATTTAGATTTATTTACTAATTTTTCTGAAGAGCTAGAGGCCGAGCTAGAGGCAAGAAAAAAACAATATAACTTTTATAGAAATAAATTGCTACACTTTGAATATTTAACTAATTTTAAAACTTACAATTTAGAAGATATTGCTGAGTTTGAAAAAGGAAAAACTAATATAGCACCAGATAAAGGCACCAGATTTCCAATTGTATCTGGTGGTGTTAAACCACAAGGATATACAGATGAATTTAATAGAAATAAAAACTCTATAACTGTATCTTCTTCTGGCTCAGCGGGATATGTATCTTTTTGAAAAACACCAATTTTTGCAAAAGATTGTTTTACAATTCAAGCAAATGAAAAAATTATTTTACAAAAATATTTGTTTCATTTTTTAAAAAACAAACAAGATTACATATATTCATTAAAAACAACAGGAACAATTCCTCATATATATAGCTCAACAATTTCGGATATGAAAATTCTTGTTCCTGATTTACTAATTCAGCAAAAAATTGTTGATGTTTTAGATAATTTTGAAAAAATTTGTCAGGATTTAAATATCGGATTACCTGCAGAAATTGAACTTAGAGACAAGCAATATGCATATTATCGTGATAAATTATTAAGTCTAACAAGCAATATTTTCGAAGAGACAGCTAGATCTAGAGACAGCTAGATCTAGAGACAGCTAGATCTAGAGACAGCTGAATAGAAGGATTAATTAAAGTTATTAATTTCATCTATTCTGACAGAGTTTTAAATTCCTTAACCGAAGGACAAAAAACACTTTTAAGTGATTATGTGCATTTGAATAAAGGTAGAAAACTTCATAAAAGCGAAATGATTGAAAAAGGTGAATTTCCTGTAATTAATTTAAGTCCCACTCCTTCTGGATATTTTAATAAGTATAACGAAGATGAAAATGCAGTTACAATAGCAGAATGCGGAGCTTCTGCAGGTTATGTAAATTTTCAACGAAATAAGTTTTGAGCTGCGTTAAATTGTTTTGTTATAAGAAGTAAAAGCGAAAATATCTTACTGAATAAATATCTTTACTACCTTCTTAAAAATAATGAAAATATTTTTAAAGAACAATCATCCAATGGGACTGTTTCTTTATTGTCAAGCAAGGCAATTTTAAATTTAAAACTAAATATTCCAAGCATCAAAACTCAGCAATACATTGTTGATATTTTAGATCACTTTGAAGAACTTACTAATGATTTATCAAAAGGTTTACCAGCAGAAATTGCATTTAGAAATAAACAATATCAATATTATCGTAATAAGTTGTTGTTTAAATAATTTAAATTAATAATCTCTTTGTGAATTTAAAATTTTAGAAAGGATAAAAATGATACGAGCAAAAGTTTATACTAAAGATGAAATAGGGTATAAAAAAATTGAATTAAGTGAAAAAGAATTCATGGAAACTTTTAATTTTTCGCTTGAACAAATAAATTATTTATTAAAAAATAGGGAAATTATTATTTCAGATAATGAAATTTTTCAAGTTTTACGAAGCAAGGATGTTACATCAAGTTTAAGAAACATTAGAGATTTCCTTATAAATCAAGAGAAATTTAAAGAATAAAATCTTAATTTTTTAATTTATTAACCAAATCCACTTTCCTAAGTAATAAAGAAAGTGGATTTTTAGCGTAAAAGTACAATTTTCTTGGTTTAAAAGCGAAAAAGTTATAATTTAAATAAAAGGAGGTTTACCATGCAAAGTGCAACACAACAAATTAAAGAAATTATGTTTAACAATCCTGGTAAAATCTATATTAATAAAGATTTTGAACATATTGCAAATAAAAATACAATTGCTTCAATTTTATCTAAATTAAATAAGCAAGAACAAATTAAAAGATTAATTACTGGAATGTACGTTAAGCCTATATATAGTGAATTCTTAAAAGCATCAGGAAATCCTTTTCCATCTAAAGTTGCTGAAAAAATTTCACAAAAGCATGGTTGAACCATTGCTCCTGGCGGTGAAGTAACATTAAATTACACTGGTGTGTCAACTCAAATACCCAATTCATATATGTATATTTCCGATGGTCCATCAAGAATTTATGAATATCAAGGGTGAAAAATTACTTTTATACATAGAAATAAAAAATATATTACATCACGCTCAGAAGAATTTGCGATTTTAATTGAAGCAATTAAAAGGTTAGGAAAAAGAAGCATAAATAATAAGCGAATAATTAGACAATTAGCATCTTTTGCTCAAAATGTTAAAGAAGATTTAGCAAGAGAAACTAAAACTTTTGAAAATTGAATTCGAAATGTTTTATTAGAAATAAAGGAGATCAATGACAATCGATAAATTTTTTACATTATCTGAACAAGAGCAAAATATAGCTTATGAACAAGCGGTAAGCAAATGAAATCTTGGTGAATATATTCTTGAAAAAGATTTATGAGTTTGTATAGTTTTAAAATATCTTTTTAATGATTTTAAATACAAAGATTATTTGGTTTTTAAAGGTGGGACAAGCCTTTCTAAAGCTCATAATCTTATTAAAAGGTTTTCAGAAGATATTGATTTATCTATGGATATAAGGGTGCTGGGATACCCTGATGGAGAGCTAAATAAAAGCAAAAGCAATTCACAATTGAAAAAATTTAATAAAAATATCAAAGAAGAGAACTTCAAGTTTTTAAAAGAAGAAGTTTTACCAATTTTACAACATGATTTAGGCAAAATTTTTAAAGATAAAGAAATAAAACTTTATATTGAAGAAAGCGATCCATATACTATTTGTTTTGATTATCCAAAGAAATTTCCAGTTAGATCTTTAATTTTAAAAATTATTAAACTAGAAATGGGACGTTTAGCTGATCCTGAACCCGCTTCTCAAAAAGAAATTAAACCTTATATTTTTGAAACTTTTCCAAATGTTGCTTGAGAAAAAATATTTGTTAAAACTGTTGAACCAATTAGAATTTTTTATGAAAAAGCTACCATATTACACCGAATAGCCAATCGATATAGTCAAATTTATCCAGATAGATATGCTAGACATTATTATGATTTATATAAAATGCTTCAAACAGATTTAGAAGAACAAAGTTTGCAGAATTTAGATTTACTTGATTCAGTTATTGAGTTTAAGAAAAAGTATTATCCAACAAACACAGCTAAATATGATCTTATCTATGAAGCTAAATTAAAACTAGTTCCTTCGCAAGAAGCAATTGATTTTTTTAAAAATGATTATAAGAACATGAACGAAATGTTTTTTGAAGATATTGTTAGTTTTGATGAAATTATCAAAACACTACAAATTCACGAAGATAAGCTAAATAAAGCGATTAAAACATATGCAAAATGAAGTTCTAAATAAAAATTATTTGCTTATTTAAACAAGTGAATAATTAGTTTAAAAAATTAAATAAAAGGAGTTTTATGAACAATAAAAATAAAGACAAAAATATTAATTATATAACTTATGAAATGTTTGTGGAAAATGCAAAAAGACAAAAAGAAGCTTTTGAAAAACATCCTGCCAAAGCAGTGTATGATGAAGTTATCAGATTATTAGGCAAAAAATAACTTTATATATGAATAATATTGAAATACTAAGAAATTTTGTGATTTATTTAAATCCTAAATCGTTAAATACTCAAAAAGAATTTTACTTAAGTGGTAATTTTCAAACAAGTGATATTCAATTAGCAAATTCAACTAATGAAAATTCATTATCCTATTATTTAGCTAATTGCAAGGAACCTTTGATTGAATTAGTTTTTTTCTCTTCTGATAATTATACACTTACTCAATTATTCAAATACACAGTAAAACAAGCATTTGATTATGCTAAAAATTTATCTAACGAACCTTTTGATTGAGAACAATTGGATTTATTTTTTGATTCAGTTATGTTAAATTACAATAACTATATCTCTTATATTGAACAAGATGAAAGTAAGCAAAATACATTTGATTTACTTGTTTATATTGTTTCTTGCTTGGTGAAAAAACATATTTTAATCAATGGTAATAAAAGATCTATTTTTTCTTTTGTTGTTGTGTTTTTAAGAAATTTTTGTGGACTTTATTTAAAATGAACAAAAAGCATGCATCTTGATGATTGAGAACCAGAAATCCAAAAGAGTTTTCAGCAATTATATGCAGATACAATGTCTGAATGAGTTGAAAAAAGTAAAAGTGAAAATTTAGATTTAATAATTAAAGAATTTATTATAAAAAACAGCATAATTTGAATGGGTTAAAGTTAATTTTTTAAATTGTCTAGATAATACCAAATCAAATAATTTATAAGCTAAAAAATTAAATTTTAAAAATAAAGCAAGCAACTATAAAAAAGTTGCTTGCTTTTTAATCTTAAAAGCTATTAATCGTTAAAGGGATCTTTTTGATACTTTCTAAGTTCTTCGTTAGTTTTATTAATCATTATTTTTAATTTATCACTTAAATTATTAAGATACTGAGTTCTGAGAGGTTCTTCTAAATATGGAGCATCTGCATCATCATAGTCAGTTACAATTATCTTACTAGTACATTTTTTTATTTTAGGATTATAAAATACTTTTTGGAAAGTTTTTTTCAATGATAAATTTTCAAAATGACTTCGGTAAATACCTTTAAAAGCTTTTTTAACATCTATTAGCTTTCATTTTAAACTTTTAAAAGTTTCAAATTCTCCTTTAGTTGTAAAAATAAAATCTTTTTTGTTCATTGTCATAATATTAAGAGTATCAATCCAAATACCTATAGAACCATCTGGCTTTGGAATTCTTTCAACAAAAAGATTTAAATAATAAGCATCATCTTTGTATACAAAGAGAAGCAAAAGTGCTTGTAATCTTCATTTTAATGGATTATCTTCAGGTGAACCATTTTCTTGGAATTGCTGCTGATTATCTCTGTTTTTTGAATCATTACTTTGAGTTTGGTTAAATACATCTGAAAGTGTTTCGTAATCTTCAATATTGAGTTCATCAACTTTTAGGTATTCATCTTTTTTAAATAACTCATTAAAATCTGAATTGGAAATAATTTTAATGTGTTTGGTATCAACTCAAACTTGCTTTTTAAGTTGATAATCATAAATTTCTTTTTCATAGAGAAATTGTTTGCGGGTATTTTTAATGTTGTAAGTATCTAGAAAATAAATTTTTGTTTCTTCATTAAAAAGTACTAATGGTTTATGTCATTTAAAACCTTTAGGTATTTTTAGTTCTTTTTTGGTAATCATATTTAATAATTATATAAAATAAACATTTTCGAAAGGCATTTATTTGCTCTTTTATTTTTTCATAAAATTGTACTGATATTTTATTTTTATTTAAAATAGTATCAAAACGCTGATAATAAAATATTTTTAAAATAGTAATTTTTATACATTAAAAACCAATTTTAAGTATTATTTTTCACTTTATCAAAACCGTTTTTATAATTTATTTTTACATAAACTAAAAGAAAAAAATAATAAAATTTTTGATAAAAGAGTGCGTTAAAATTGATTTAGTTAGTTTAAAAATAGTATCCATGAAATAACATTAAAGGAATATTTTACTCACTATTAGTAATAATTTTAAGTAAATTGTGATGTGTGGAGACGAAGATCTATTTACAAAAAAGCTTGTTAAAGCACTCATTACAGAGTATATTTTAGATTGATTTTATATAGTTTGGAAGGTCTTTGTAATCTGCGAATTTGATAAAAATATCACCAAATTTTATTTCGTTTATTAAAAAATTTTAATTAAAAATCAACCAAAGGAAGCGATAAATTTACTGGAAATTGAGTTCAAAAATAATTGGGACAAAGTATCAATTAAGAAGAAAAAACTCTTTGAAGATTATAAAAAATACCTTAAAAATAACGGTGAATTTATTACAAAGTACGAAGAAAAATATCATATTGGTTCTCACACAGAAGCATTTATTTCTCATCAAATTAAAAAACACGGAACGAAAAAATTTTCTATTTATGGAATAAATTTTTTTAAAACAATCTTAATTTCTAACCTTAAAGATAATGAAAATTTGATTTTTCTTTAATTAATTTTTGGGAAATTTTAAATGTTAAAATTGCTATTTTCTAAAATTAAATTAATCAAAAATAACGATTTTTTGAAATTTCATTGAATTTACTATTAATTGTCAAAAAATATCTATAAATAAAAAGTGGGCATTTTTTTAATAAAAGATTTTTCAGTTTCAATATACATAGTATATTGGATTTTTTAAAAATTACGTTTTGCATAACAATTTTATGCACATTGAATTTTTTGCATAAAAAATATTTTGATTTTATGACAAAAACAATTACTAAAGTAATTGAATTTATATTTGCTCTGTGCGGTAAGCACTTTTTAAGCACCTTTTCCTGCTTTAAAGCGTGGCGTGCACGCGCGCGTACGCCATAGGGGGCTCAAACCATTATTTTATGCAAGACAAAATTTTATGAAAAAAAGAACAATTTTTTAGATTGTTCTGTTTTGAAGTCGTATAATTAGATTGCTTAAAGAGATGTATGTACGCTCTTACCAACTGAAAATATTTATCTATCCAATTTTTAGGCTTTTTGCAAAATGGCAGATTTTTGCTGACAAAAGTGCGTCACTGTGACGCATAATTCCAATACTATGTATTAGCATGATTAAAAGATGTCTTCGTTTAGAAGAGTTTGCATCCCCTTATCGTGCTTTAAAGCATACTCATGTGCACGCACGAATGATTTGAAGGAGACTTTGCATCATTATGCGTCATCTATTTTTTAGGTTACTATTTTTTGCTTTTGAAATAACTAGATTGTTTAAGAGATTTATTTTTTCTTTCTAACAAATTACATTCAACTATCAGGTATTTATATGTGTTTTATCAACTAAAATTTTTGTATGCTGAATTAATTTTTTCACATTTAATTTCAAAATTAAAAATATTTTTGAACATTATCAGATTTAAAAGAGTAAATTTTACTTTTATTGACATACTCTAAGGGAATATTTTAAAAATAGTGCTATAATTTAAAGCATATAAAAATAACAAACTTACATATTTATATACAATAATATCATTTTATAATTTGGAGATTCAACATGAGATTAAAAAAGAGACTATTTGTATTGTCACTATCTTTAGGTGCAGCTCCTTTAATTGCAGCTGCATGTAATTCAGCACAATACACCGATTTTGAAGGACCAACCCCTCCATCTGGTAAACCTTTAGTAACCAAACCATCACCAACTCCACAAATGGTATCTTCAACAGTTAATTTAAATGGAGAAACTAATAAGCAAGTTAAAACACTTGCTGATGGCGATGAAGTGCAAGCAACTAACTTACTTGACGAAGAACAAAAAGCAGTTTTAAAAAGATTTCAAAAATATGCAGGTTATGCTAGCGTTATCACTAATCCAAATAGTAATATTTTTGCATATTTAGAATTTTTAAGCGATTATTTATCAGTAACTGAAGATTTAGAGACATACTTGTTAAATGTCCATACATTTATGGAATTTTGAACTTATGTAGCAGATTTATCAAAAAAACTTAATAATGTTGCTGTTTTAACTAAAGAACAATATCAATATTACGGACTTGATCGTTTTGTTGCTGAAGAAGCAAAATTAAATAAAGCACTTAAAGCAATTACAGGACTTGAAGAATTTGATTCTCCTGAAACATCAATTTTTGTTGTTGATTCAGAAAAATTAGCAAGCACAAAAGCAAAAGTTGAAGCTCTTAAAAAAGAATCGGAAGAATTTAAAAATCTTTCAGATGATGCAAAATCATTAAAAACAGTAGCTGACGAAGAAGAAAAAAGCTTAGATACTAACGAAAAATTTACAGATAAATCAATTTTTATAATTAACTTAATTGACCTAGCTCACCAGTACAATCAAGTTAGGGAACAAGCAGATTTTGAAGCTCAGCACAGTGAGTTAACCGATGATCAAAAAGGAAATATTATATCACTAAAATTCTATTTAGAATTAACTAAAAATGATCAAGATGGAACTAAAAAAGTCGCTTCACTTAGAAGCTTAATTGCAACAGTTATTAACAAAGATTCCGATAGAAATACTCAAAATTATTCAGTAGAACAAGAAAACAATGATATGAAAGCTGTTAGTGATTTTTACACCTTTATTAATTCTCAAGCTTCATCTATTAATGTGAAAACAACCGCTGAATATAATGCTACACAATTGGGTAAATTTTCTGAAAAATGAAATGCATATAAGGAAGCTCTTAAAAAAGTTTATGATTTAGTGTTCAATTATAACATTAATATTCTTTCGTCATCATATGAAAACAAAAAAACTGTATCGGATTTAACATCTGTAGTTTCAACACATATCAATAAATATGATAAATATAGATTTAATGATTTATTCGTTAATTTAGGAATGAAAGATCTTGCTAATAAAAAACACCAATTAGATGTTTACTATGATCAACTTAAAACCTTAACTTCTTCTACATCAGAAGCAGGAATATATGAATTATTAAGCTCTACAGCCGATTCTGAATATTATGGCGACAATGACGGTTTACAAAAAACAATGGCTTTCTTAATTATTAGTAACCTTAAGAGATTTGACGAATTGTACCAAACATTTTCAAACACAGTTATGAAACTCGATACATTAAATACATTAGCTGAAAAACTTCTTCCTTTTGTAAGTGATCGCAACGGAGAAACAAACGCCGCTAAATTAAATGAAGAATTTGGTAAAAACTTTACTGTTGCTCCTTTTGATCAAACTAAATTAACTAAAGATCTTAGCGATATTAAAACCTTGTATGCTAAATCGGAAGAATTATATAATCAGTTAAAAGCAGCTGATTCACTTGAAAAATTAACTGCTTTTGAAACTAGCTTTAATGACGCAACCAATGGGTTTAACGCAACTAAAAAAGCATACGATGAAGCCTTAAAAGACTTGCAAGATTCACAACAAAACGCTAGAAAACAAGTAGTAATTAATAATAAAAATACTTTTGAGCAACAGTCGGAAGAATTCCTTGATTTAGAAGCTGAAAATTCAGGAATTAGCGATCCTAAAGTTGTTAAAGCTCAAAAAGCAACCAATGTATTAAGATATGTTCTTAAAGCTTTATATGACAATAAAGATATCAATACAGATGATGATAGCAATAGAAAAGCTCAAGAAACTCTTGCTAGAGCATACGTTAATGTTGTTGGGCCTGCACTTTCTACAGAATTACAACCTAAAGATAAATTAGGATATGATCTCCTTATTACTTTAAAAACTGATATTGACCGAATTTGATTTTACTCAGAAACATTAAGAGTAAGATGAACTCAAGCTTACACTGCATATCAAAATGCTCTTAAAGCTTATAAAGACTCAGTGGCAGCAAATTCACAAAATTAGTTTATTTTCACAAAATTCAAGCTAAAAAATCAGATTTATTCTGATTTTTTATTTAAACTTTTTAGTGGAAAATTTTAAATTTCTAGTATAATAATCTAGCAAGCAAAAAGTGGTTCTTTTTGGCACCATAGCCAAACGGCCAAGGCACGAGTCTGCAAAACTCTGATTACGGGTTCGAGTCCCGTTGGTGCCTCCATAGTTATGCGTCCGTAGCTCAACTGGACAGAGTGTTAGGTTACGGCCCTAAAGGTTGCGGGTTCGACTCCTGCCGGGCGCGCCATATCATTTGAAAAAAATGAAATTAAAAAATCGCATTTTAATTAAGTGCGATTTTTCTTTTATTTATTTTATTACCCGACGATACACTAGTTTTGGAAGCGAATCTTGAGAGCTGGTTTTAATTCGTAATACCCGACGATAGATAAATCCAATAATTGGAGCTATTAAAAAGGCCATCAAAAATAAAATAAGGTTAAAAATAACTACTAAATAAGTGTTTTGTCCTTCATACCCTAACGGACGATAAAAGGATACTTGGGAATAAATTACAATTCCTCGATTTATCTCAGGCTCATCAGCTTTACTAAAAGCTGCATAATATTTATATCCAATAAAATAAATAGCCATTGTAAAGAAATAATATAAAATCGGTAAAATAAATAATGCTCAAATGTGAATGGTATCAATTTTAAGCTCTTGACGTACTAAAGTAATTAGTACCATTCCTATTAGAGGAGTAACTGCATGATAAATAATTGATTTAATAATGTAAAAAATACTTAATTTAGTAAATTGTTCTGGATTAACTGCAACACTTAGTCAATACATTGAAAAAGTTACTGTAATATATACAATAGCAGCAAAAAACATAATTTAAGCTTTTTTTGAATCTTTATAAAAGGGGTACACCGCCAATGAAATAGCTAAATAGCTATTAGTCATAAAGGTGAATCAATATGTTGATCCCCCTCAAAAGTCTTTAACTGCATTTGGATAAATTAAATTTTCTTGTTCAGGAGTTAAAATGTTATTATACCCATCTAAAACTTGTTTAACTTTAGAAAAAATTTCTAAATTGGTAATTGAAACATAATGCCATTCAACCAAGGTTAAACTTAAAATAGTTAAAATCAGCATTACTCCAATGGTGTAAACAATCCAATCAAGCACATTAAATTTTCGATATTTATTAATAATTTCTTCAACACTTTTATGCATAGTAATATAAAAATTATATAAAAAAACGCTCAAGCGTTTTTTAAATGATCAAGAATATTTTGAAATGGTGCCCAAGACAGGATTTGAACCTGCACGGATTGCTCCACTAGATCCTTAGTCTAGCGTGTCTGCCAATTTCACCACTCGGGCGTTGTTGCTTACTAATTATATTACAAATTTGTCAAAGAACAATCAATTTCTTAAAATAATAATGATCCTGTAATTATTTAATATTTGCACTTTAAAAAAATCCAAA
Coding sequences:
- a CDS encoding restriction endonuclease subunit S, which translates into the protein MNLKENYVKLGDYIKIITGKQLNKDRMFKKGLYPVINGGTSPTGYFNEYNQEANTITIAQGGSTGYVDFQKTEFWASAHCYVVKPKNEKILLNKYLYYFLKNNELNLKKQSHGAGIPSLAKEHILNLDLILPDIKTQKEIVKNLDLFTNFSEELEAELEARKKQYNFYRNKLLHFEYLTNFKTYNLEDIAEFEKGKTNIAPDKGTRFPIVSGGVKPQGYTDEFNRNKNSITVSSSGSAGYVSFWKTPIFAKDCFTIQANEKIILQKYLFHFLKNKQDYIYSLKTTGTIPHIYSSTISDMKILVPDLLIQQKIVDVLDNFEKICQDLNIGLPAEIELRDKQYAYYRDKLLSLTSNIFEETARSRDS
- a CDS encoding restriction endonuclease subunit S: MHLNKGRKLHKSEMIEKGEFPVINLSPTPSGYFNKYNEDENAVTIAECGASAGYVNFQRNKFWAALNCFVIRSKSENILLNKYLYYLLKNNENIFKEQSSNGTVSLLSSKAILNLKLNIPSIKTQQYIVDILDHFEELTNDLSKGLPAEIAFRNKQYQYYRNKLLFK
- a CDS encoding DUF6088 family protein, producing MQSATQQIKEIMFNNPGKIYINKDFEHIANKNTIASILSKLNKQEQIKRLITGMYVKPIYSEFLKASGNPFPSKVAEKISQKHGWTIAPGGEVTLNYTGVSTQIPNSYMYISDGPSRIYEYQGWKITFIHRNKKYITSRSEEFAILIEAIKRLGKRSINNKRIIRQLASFAQNVKEDLARETKTFENWIRNVLLEIKEINDNR
- a CDS encoding nucleotidyl transferase AbiEii/AbiGii toxin family protein, which codes for MTIDKFFTLSEQEQNIAYEQAVSKWNLGEYILEKDLWVCIVLKYLFNDFKYKDYLVFKGGTSLSKAHNLIKRFSEDIDLSMDIRVLGYPDGELNKSKSNSQLKKFNKNIKEENFKFLKEEVLPILQHDLGKIFKDKEIKLYIEESDPYTICFDYPKKFPVRSLILKIIKLEMGRLADPEPASQKEIKPYIFETFPNVAWEKIFVKTVEPIRIFYEKATILHRIANRYSQIYPDRYARHYYDLYKMLQTDLEEQSLQNLDLLDSVIEFKKKYYPTNTAKYDLIYEAKLKLVPSQEAIDFFKNDYKNMNEMFFEDIVSFDEIIKTLQIHEDKLNKAIKTYAKWSSK
- a CDS encoding MAGa3780 family membrane protein, producing MFFAAIVYITVTFSMYWLSVAVNPEQFTKLSIFYIIKSIIYHAVTPLIGMVLITLVRQELKIDTIHIWALFILPILYYFFTMAIYFIGYKYYAAFSKADEPEINRGIVIYSQVSFYRPLGYEGQNTYLVVIFNLILFLMAFLIAPIIGFIYRRVLRIKTSSQDSLPKLVYRRVIK